A section of the Acidimicrobiales bacterium genome encodes:
- a CDS encoding DUF3039 domain-containing protein translates to MSHIVLEGYKPEEGDFVSTGPTVVEGIVNGTAVRALCGKVWVPGRDPRRYPLCPTCREIAEGMGWKVPAG, encoded by the coding sequence ATGAGCCACATCGTCCTCGAGGGGTACAAGCCCGAGGAGGGGGACTTCGTCTCCACCGGGCCCACGGTCGTCGAGGGCATCGTCAACGGCACCGCGGTCCGGGCCCTGTGCGGCAAGGTCTGGGTGCCGGGCCGGGACCCCCGGCGCTACCCCCTGTGCCCGACCTGCAGGGAGATAGCCGAGGGGATGGGCTGGAAGGTCCCCGCCGGCTAG
- a CDS encoding sigma-70 family RNA polymerase sigma factor encodes MATAHRSEREEEDLVHLYLVDIGRHELLTKDDEARLGEAIRLGAQARIDLERAKGKELTSARRRELRRQIATADAATDTFVKANLRLVVSIAKKYQSSGLPLLDLIQEGNLGLMHAVEKFDHRKGFKFSTYATWWIRQAITRGIANTGRTIRLPVHAGDLATRVRKVAAELELQLHRQPRIDELAEACEMDVAQLTEILRYGSEPVSLDETVGEDSDTEFGELVADQTAANPLEEAITAALPREVERMLRPLDDRERQILRLRFGLDRGEPRTLEEVGEHFDLTRERIRQIESRAMSKLRHPSAAVDASELVGG; translated from the coding sequence TTGGCCACCGCTCACCGTTCCGAGCGAGAAGAAGAAGATCTGGTCCACCTCTACCTGGTGGACATCGGCCGGCACGAGCTGCTGACCAAGGACGACGAGGCGCGCCTGGGTGAGGCCATCCGGCTCGGCGCCCAGGCCCGCATCGACCTGGAGCGGGCCAAGGGCAAGGAGCTGACCTCGGCCCGGCGCCGGGAGCTTCGCCGGCAGATCGCCACGGCCGACGCCGCCACCGACACCTTCGTGAAGGCCAACCTGCGGCTGGTCGTCTCGATTGCCAAGAAGTACCAGTCCTCGGGCCTCCCCCTCCTCGACCTGATCCAGGAGGGGAACCTGGGCCTGATGCACGCGGTCGAGAAGTTCGACCATCGAAAAGGCTTCAAGTTCTCGACCTACGCCACCTGGTGGATCCGCCAGGCCATCACCCGGGGCATCGCCAACACGGGCCGGACCATCCGGCTGCCCGTGCACGCCGGGGACCTGGCCACCCGCGTGCGGAAGGTCGCGGCCGAGCTCGAGCTCCAGCTCCACCGCCAGCCCCGGATCGACGAGCTGGCCGAGGCGTGCGAGATGGACGTGGCCCAGCTGACCGAGATCCTCCGCTACGGGTCGGAGCCGGTGAGCCTGGACGAGACCGTCGGGGAGGACTCCGACACCGAGTTCGGGGAGCTGGTGGCCGACCAGACCGCCGCCAACCCCCTCGAGGAGGCCATCACCGCCGCCCTCCCCCGGGAGGTCGAGCGGATGCTCCGGCCCCTGGACGACCGGGAGCGCCAGATCCTCCGCCTGCGGTTCGGGCTCGACCGGGGTGAGCCGCGGACCCTCGAGGAGGTCGGGGAGCACTTCGACCTCACCCGGGAGCGGATCCGCCAGATCGAGTCCCGGGCGATGTCGAAGCTGCGCCACCCGTCGGCCGCGGTCGACGCCTCGGAGCTCGTCGGAGGGTAA